From one Trifolium pratense cultivar HEN17-A07 linkage group LG1, ARS_RC_1.1, whole genome shotgun sequence genomic stretch:
- the LOC123886830 gene encoding dehydration-responsive element-binding protein 2B-like, with protein sequence MMKSGMGIEERKQLKKPAQASSRKGCMRGKGGPENASCTYKGVRQRTWGKWVAEIREPNRGARLWLGTFETSHEAALAYDTAARKLYGAEAKLNLPELSTPYVHSPKKKSSSSATITQTPHMQQPQIINHKPIKTNFNFTSLNSCNNTNNNIHNHNANNNSVFVSLPSQQIGDIAPPIYDSIPIMSLPMEEQIEQISLQGDDLSFQYDNSNGTVESNNDLCFQYDYSEGMMESNNQNDSFFGTLNYETMPVVDDDSIWKEAAMSLDSALSMDFQIIADADGIYNSGANFGEVGALDSLQTPWCM encoded by the coding sequence ATGATGAAATCAGGTATGGGAATTGAAGAGAGAAAACAGCTTAAAAAACCAGCACAAGCAAGTTCAAGAAAAGGGTGTATGAGAGGTAAAGGTGGACCTGAAAATGCAAGCTGCACCTACAAAGGTGTGAGGCAGAGAACATGGGGCAAATGGGTTGCTGAAATTCGTGAACCAAACCGTGGTGCACGTCTTTGGCTTGGTACTTTTGAAACTTCTCATGAAGCTGCTTTAGCTTATGATACTGCAGCTCGTAAACTTTATGGTGCTGAAGCAAAACTCAACCTTCCAGAACTTTCTACACCTTATGTTCATTcccctaaaaaaaaatcatcatcctcTGCGACAATAACACAAACACCTCATATGCAACAACCACAAATAATTAACCACAAGCCCATTAAAACCAACTTCAATTTTACATCACTCAATTCTTGcaacaacaccaacaacaacattCACAATCACAATGCCAACAACAACTCTGTTTTTGTGTCTCTGCCATCTCAACAAATTGGTGATATTGCACCACCAATATATGACAGTATTCCAATTATGTCACTTCCAATGGAAGAACAAATTGAACAAATCAGCCTTCAGGGCGACGACTTGTCTTTTCAATATGATAATTCAAATGGTACGGTGGAAAGTAATAATGATTTGTGTTTTCAATATGATTATTCAGAGGGTATGATGGAAAGTAATAATCAGAATGATTCATTTTTTGGAACATTGAATTATGAAACCATGCCAGTGGTTGATGATGATTCAATTTGGAAAGAAGCTGCTATGTCTTTAGATTCTGCTCTTTCAATGGATTTTCAAATCATAGCTGATGCTGATGGAATTTATAATTCAGGTGCAAATTTTGGTGAAGTTGGTGCTTTGGATTCTCTACAAACTCCATGGTGCATGTAA
- the LOC123886836 gene encoding protein WALLS ARE THIN 1-like, translated as MADLGSSASSKRMWCSIPEKFQLHVAMLALQFGYAGFHVVSRAALNMGVSKLVFPVYRNIIALLLLLPFAYFLEKKDRPPINLNFLIQFFFLALIGITANQGFYLLGLDNTSPTFASAIQNSVPAITFLMAVILRIEQVRLNRKDGIAKVAGTIFCVIGATVITLYKGPTIYSPTPSNNLNFSNTTIITEVTTTITPMIDFGTMSLGDAKGKNWTLGCLYLIGHCLSWSGWLVFQAPLLKKYPARLSVTSYTCFFGLLQFLLIALVCERNAQAWIFHSGGEAFTILYAGVVASGIAFAVQIWCIDRGGPVFVAVYQPVQTFVVAIMASLALGEEFYLGGIIGAVLIVAGLYFVLWGKNEEKKFAKEQLAIASSTTEHSIIRPSSHAKASLTQPFLSSSTENV; from the exons ATGGCTGATTTAGGTTCTTCAGCTTCTTCTAAGAGAATGTGGTGTTCAATTCCTGAAAAGTTTCAACTGCATGTGGCCATGTTGGCCTTGCAGTTTGGTTATGCTGGTTTCCATGTTGTCTCAAGAGCTGCCCTTAATATGGGAGTTAGCAAACTTGTTTTTCCTGTTTATAGGAACATCATTGCTCTGCTTCTCCTCCTTCCCTTTGCATATTTCTTGGAAAA GAAGGACAGACCACCAATTAATTTGAACTTCCTCATCCAGTTCTTTTTTCTAGCACTTATTGG GATTACAGCAAACCAAGGTTTCTACTTGCTTGGCTTGGACAACACATCCCCTACCTTTGCATCAGCAATACAGAACTCTGTCCCTGCCATTACATTTCTCATGGCAGTCATACTAAG GATAGAGCAAGTGAGACTGAATAGAAAAGATGGAATTGCTAAAGTAGCAGGAACAATATTTTGTGTAATTGGTGCAACAGTGATTACACTATACAAAGGTCCAACAATATATAGTCCAACTCCAAgtaataacttaaattttagtaacacaacaataataacagaagtaacaacaacaataacacctATGATTGATTTTGGAACAATGTCATTGGGTGATGCAAAAGGAAAAAATTGGACACTTGGTTGTTTGTATCTGATTGGACATTGTTTGTCTTGGTCTGGTTGGCTTGTGTTCCAAGCACCTCTCCTTAAAAAGTACCCTGCTCGTCTCTCTGTTACTTCATATACATGTTTCTTTGGTCTCTTGCAATTTCTTCTTATTGCTTTGGTTTGTGAAAGAAATGCTCAAGCTTGGATTTTTCACTCTGGTGGAGAAGCTTTCACCATTTTATACGCG GGAGTTGTGGCATCTGGAATTGCTTTTGCAGTACAGATATGGTGTATTGATAGAGGAGGTCCTGTGTTTGTTGCTGTGTATCAACCTGTTCAAACTTTTGTTGTTGCCATTATGGCTTCTCTTGCTTTAGGAGAAGAGTTCTACTTGGGAGG GATAATTGGGGCAGTGTTGATAGTAGCTGGACTATACTTTGTATTGTGGGGTAAAAATGAAGAGAAGAAATTTGCAAAGGAACAGCTTGCAATTGCATCATCCACTACAGAACATAGCATCATTAGGCCCTCAAGCCATGCTAAAGCATCACTTACTCAACCATTCCTCTCTTCATCAACAGAAAAtgtttga